ATGCCGCCTGAACCGGTAAAACGCCGGTCCAAGCGGCAATCTAAAACCTTGTAATTCTTATTGAAGATACGCAGAATCCTGATGCTCGCAAATGCTGTACTGAATGATGTCCATCGCATCAGCAGAGTCCAAAATGCTCAGCCCGTCCCGCAGAACGATCATGGAATCGAGTTCGTCCTGCTTGAGAAACGGCATCATATCTGGATACCACTTCATGACAATTGCTGACAGTTTTACCGTTTCCATTTCCACAGTAATCACCCTTTCCTTTTTCGAATGTTACTGAACTTGCATTCAGGTTTCACCCAGAAAAACGACAAGTGCCTGGAAAAGAGGGCAAAGAAGAATCTTCATGAGCATTGTATTGACTTCTGCGCATCATTAATATATCACAATTTTAAAGTAAGTGCATCCTTTAACAATCATCTTTTGCGGAAAGAGCCCAGGATGCCAACGGTTTCCAAAATATTGACAAAAGCCTGCGGATCGCTTTCTTTGATTATCCGTTTGAGCTCGGCCAGCTCGTATCGGGTCGTTACAGTCATAAGCATATCCTTTTCCGTGTGGGAATACGCGCCTTCGGTCTTGATTTTGGTTACGCCTCTTTGGAGACCGAGCAGATGCTGAAGCATTTCGTCCGTCCGGTTCGTTACTATAAATACGGTCACTTTGATATGGCTAACATGGATGAGATCGACCACCCGGCCGGTTACATACATGGAGGCCATGGAGGCCAACGCGATATTCCAGTTGTTCTCAAGATAACCCGCGGCGAGGATGACGAGCGCATTCAGGGAAACGAGTACGTTGCCGATCGGAAAATCTCTGTGCCGGCTGATAATCGATCCCAGAATGTCGAAACCGCCGGACGAACCGCCGACACGGAACGAAATCCCGCAGCCGATTCCGACGAGCACTCCGCCGAATACGGAAGCGAGCAGCATGTCCGAGACGAGCGGTTTGACGGGAATCATTTCAATGAGCCATGTCGCGGCGGCGACCGACGCGATGCTGAAAACGATGAAGCGCCGGCCGAGCTGAAACCATCCGGCGATCAGGAGCGGAATGTTGAACAGCAGATACAGCGGACTGACGCCCAGCGGTGTAAAGTAGCTTGCCAGCATGGAGAGGCCGGAAACACCCCCGCTCAACAGACGGTGGGGAATCAGGAACAAATTGAAGCCAGCGGCAATCAGCCCGGAGCCGAATACGACGGCAAGAAGGTTTAAGCAGTATCTAAGCAAGCAAATCACCTACCGAAGTATAATGTAAAAAAGTATGCAAACGATGTAAAAACGAATGAAAGGAATACGCTGGTATTCCTCTTCGAGTTTGTGATATAATGTATAGGATATTCTTGAGTAGAGCGTTACAATGAACTTTTTGCATTGTTTCGAATGTGAAGCTACTGTTGTTCGGGCCAATTGGAGCACCTGATGAAAGGACGGCCTGCCGTCCCCTTACGCGAAACCATGCAGAGTTTTCGGCATGATTGGACACCATATAAATGTTTGCCGCTACTTAAGAATACAGACAAGCATGTGGAATGTCCACTGTATAGAAGGAGCATGAATAATTTGAAAACATTTGCAGAATTTGACTTGGAACCAAAAGTGTTGCAAGCCATCACAGAGTTGGGATTTGAAGAGGCGACCCCGATTCAATCGCAGTCGATCCCAATCGCGATGACAGGAAGAGACCTGATCGGACAAGCTCAGACCGGTACCGGGAAAACGGCAGCCTTTGGAATTCCTCTTATCTCTAAAATTTCCCGTGACGAAGAAAAAATCGCGGCGTTGATTATGACACCGACCCGTGAACTTGCCATTCAGGTGGCGGAAGAAATCGGCAAGCTCACCCGCTTCAAGGGGCTTCGTTCCCTGCCGATTTATGGCGGACAAGACATCGGCCGTCAGATCCGCGGTCTCAAAAAGAAACCGCAGATCATTATCGGTACGCCCGGCCGTCTGCTTGATCACATCAACCGCAAGACGATCCGTCTGGACGACGTACAGACCGTCGTGCTTGATGAAGCGGACGAAATGCTGGATATGGGCTTCATGGAGGATATTCAGTCCATCCTGAAGCTGGTTCCGGAAGAACGGCAGACGATGCTCTTCTCGGCCACGATGCCTCCGAACATCCAGCGTCTTGCCCAGCAGTTCCTGAAGAACCCCGAGCATGTATCCGTCATTCCGAAGCAGGTCAGCGCGCCGCTGATCGACCAGGCTTACATCGAGGTTCCGGAGCGCCAGAAGTTCGAAGCGCTCAGCCGTCTGATCGACATGGAATCGCCTGAGCTTGCGATTGTGTTCGGCCGTACGAAGCGCCGGGTTGACGAACTGTCGGAAGCTTTGCAAAAACGCGGTTATTCCGCAGACGGCCTGCACGGCGACTTGTCGCAGAACCAGCGCGACGCGGTTATGCGTAAATTCCGGGACGGCAGCATCGACGTACTGGTCGCTACCGACGTTGCGGCCCGCGGTCTTGACGTGTCGGGCGTAACGCATGTCATCAACTTTGACCTTCCGCAGGACCCGGAGAGCTATGTTCACCGGATCGGCCGTACCGGACGGGCCGGCAAAGAAGGCTCGGCTTGGTCGTTCGTGACTCCGCGTGAGATCGATCACCTTCGTCTGATTGAACGTGTAACCCGTCACCGCATTACGCGTAAACCGCTGCCGACGATGGCCGAAGCGATTGAAGGCAAGCAGCGCGTTACAGCCGAACGCCTGATGGACACGATGGAGAACGGTGATCTGAACGAGTACAAGGGCATCGCCATCCAGTTGCTTGAGCAGTACGATTCCGTTCAACTGCTGACTGCGGCAATCAAGCTGCTTACCGGAGAGAAGAAGGATTCCGAAGTCCAACTGACACCGGAAGAGCCGATCCGCGTCAAACGCCGCGGCGGCAAGAACGACATCCGCAGCGGCCGCAAGCCTAGCGGCGGTTACGGCGGTAACCGTGGCGGCTACGGCGGCGGCGGTGGCGGTGGCGGTGGCTACCGTGGCAACCGCGATGGCGGCAGCCGCGGCGGTTACAGCAGCGGCGGTGCTGGCGGCGCTGGCGGAGGCTACAAAGGCAACCGTGACGGTAACACCAGCCGCGAAGGCTCAAGCTACCGCGGGGGGGAACGCAAGTCCCAACGTCCGGGAGACGGCGAGCGCCGCACGGCAAAACGTGAGGACTCTTTCGACATTTAAGTCCGGACCGGGGTTGACAAGCCCTGGCGGCTAAGAAGACGGTGCGCATTGTTGCGCACCGTCTTCTTTTTAATTTATAAGAATTAAACGAACATAGTACGAGTGATGATTACATCTGAACTTGGGCTATGGAAATGGCCCGATAAAATAAGGTATAGTTAAGGTACGCAGTAGCGAAGAGACAGGAGGAAATAAAGTGGAGTTTAAAGGAGCAATGGGCGGGCTGTACCGCATTACGGAGTGGATTTCACGCATTGCGTTCAGCAATGTGCTGTGGACGATATGTTCGTCTCCGTTCTTATTTTTTATCGTTATGAAGTTCTTATTGATGGCGACGGGCCAAGGGGGAGTAAGCGAGCAGGTCACATTAAACTGGGGGCTTGCCATATCGGCTCCGTTTACTGTTTTTCCGGCAACGTCGGCGCTGTTCACGGTTGTCCGCAAGTGGGTGATGGGCAATACGGATGTCAGCACGTTCAAGACTTTTTTTAAAGGGTATAAAGAGAACTACCTTAAGAGCATGCTCGGCGGCTTGATCTATACGCTGCTGTTCTTCGTGATGTATTTCGATGTGACGATTTATATGACGCGGATGCCCGATTTTAAAATCGTCGGGATTTTGATGCTTGTTCTGATGATTGTGCTGATGGTATCGATGTTTAACTTCTTCTCCGTTGTGGTTCACTATCAGATGACCTTCAAGCAAGTAATGAGCAATTCCATTCTGCTGACCATCGCCCGTCCGATCCGGGTGTTTACAACTTTGGTGGCAGGTGTCTTGCTCGCCTTTATCGGATTGAAATATCCTGCGCTTTATTTTGTTTGTATTCCTTCGCTGATTGCAATGGTCGCTTTCTTTAATTTTTATGCTACCTACAACAAGCTGCAGCTTCAGGCAGAGCAAAAGAAACAGCGGGAAGAGGAAGCTCTCGAGGCTGAAAACGGCGAAGAAACGGAAGATTCGGACCGGCTATCGGACAAAGTCGACTTAACCAATGAGGCGCAGGATGAAGAGCGTACCCGTCCTTAATTCAGGACATTGGGCGGAGGCTAGTACTCCATTCGGTTAACGCAAAATATTCTCTATGTAAAATAAAGCGCATACAAGGTTTACTTTTTCGTTAAAACGCAATATAATAAGGCTAAATCCTGCGATGTACGTTATCGGCTGCTCGTTGTTTTGAACCAATGATAATGTCTTGGGAGATCTATATGAAGCGCAGCTGAAAGGCCCTGTCTATATGACATGGGGACTTCAAAAACGCAACTGCGGTCACCCACCTGCTATTGCAGGTTCAGAAGACACTGTAGCCGGACGGCATAGGCGGGTTTTTCCTTTAATCATTTACGAAGGCGCCATTTACCCTAACGGGAGAAGGGCGCTTTCTTTTTTTGTCGAAATGCAGTGGGAGAAACAAGCATTTTACTTTTGTTCCGGGAGCAACAGTGATACACTTGAAATAGTGAACTTGGGATATGAGGAGGAAGTATGTTGTCTTTAAAAAGAAACTTGGTAGGCTTGTTCCGCAGTCATGAAGGAACGAGCGACCGTGCCAAAGAACCTGCTCTGAAAACGCGGTATTACAACCTCACCAAAGAAAAAGGATGGGAGGAAGTGTCATCCACACTGAAGAAAATTCCAGGCTTTAAAGTATTGCATGAGGTTCAATCCGTAGGTGAAATCACCCTGGAGAAAAAAACGCCTTTCGGCCGGACGCTGGATATTACCGTTTCCGTGCTGAATACGTCGCCGACACGCTGCGCGGTCGATATTTATTCGGCATCCCGGGGCTCGCTCGGCGATTTGGGAGCCAACTATCGCGTCATTCAACGACTGTACGAGTCGATGGACAAGAAGATCGGCAAATTTAAACTCGATTGAATCCTTTTCCGGTATTTACCTTAAGCAAGCGTGCATTGTATGCGCTTATATTATGGATGAAGCGAATTTCCCCCGGGCTGACGGTGGAGGAAATCGTCTTGTTTTTGCTGTGAAAAAGCGGAAGAAGGTTGATCAGCCTTCTTCCGCTTTTTTAAACATGGATGTCTATTTTCTGCAGATTACAGCAAGCTCTTGACCGCGTCGATCGCAGCTTCGTAATTCGGGTGTTCAGCCATTTCGTTTAGATATTCCACATAAGTAATCTTGTTGTCTTTATCTAGAACGAAAATGGATCGCATGTCCAGTTTGAATTCTTTGATCAATACGCCGTAGGCCTCGCCGAAGCCGTTCGTTTTGTAATCTGAGAGGGTAATGACGCGGTCGATGCCCGCGGCGCCGCACCAGCGCGCCTGTGCGAACGGGAGATCGGCGCTGACCGTCAGAATGACGACACCGTCGCCCAGTTCAGCAGCTTCGCTGTTAAATCGTCGGGTCTGCGCGTCGCAAACGCCAGTATCAAGGGAAGGAACAACGCTGATCAGCTTTATTTTTCCACTGAAGTCCTTTAGTGTGGCTTCCTCGAGCAGATTTTTGCTGAGGACAAAATCGGGAGCCGAATCTCCTACTTGGAGCTGCGGCCCTACAAGAGTGATCGGACTTCCTTTAAAGGTGGCTACGCCAGTTCTTTCTTGAGACACTGATTATTCCTCCTTAAATTGGAAAATTGGATTGTTGCTGTTCCAATAAATTATAATCTTTTTAATGAGACCATGTCCAACCGGGGACGTACATAGAAGAAGTAAGAAGGAGAAGGAGGGTGAGCCATGATATTCATTCGGTATGAGAACTGGAAGAGCTATCTTAAGTTTTATCCCGTTACCAGCCTGATC
This region of Paenibacillus sp. URB8-2 genomic DNA includes:
- a CDS encoding YitT family protein — encoded protein: MLRYCLNLLAVVFGSGLIAAGFNLFLIPHRLLSGGVSGLSMLASYFTPLGVSPLYLLFNIPLLIAGWFQLGRRFIVFSIASVAAATWLIEMIPVKPLVSDMLLASVFGGVLVGIGCGISFRVGGSSGGFDILGSIISRHRDFPIGNVLVSLNALVILAAGYLENNWNIALASMASMYVTGRVVDLIHVSHIKVTVFIVTNRTDEMLQHLLGLQRGVTKIKTEGAYSHTEKDMLMTVTTRYELAELKRIIKESDPQAFVNILETVGILGSFRKR
- a CDS encoding DEAD/DEAH box helicase; protein product: MKTFAEFDLEPKVLQAITELGFEEATPIQSQSIPIAMTGRDLIGQAQTGTGKTAAFGIPLISKISRDEEKIAALIMTPTRELAIQVAEEIGKLTRFKGLRSLPIYGGQDIGRQIRGLKKKPQIIIGTPGRLLDHINRKTIRLDDVQTVVLDEADEMLDMGFMEDIQSILKLVPEERQTMLFSATMPPNIQRLAQQFLKNPEHVSVIPKQVSAPLIDQAYIEVPERQKFEALSRLIDMESPELAIVFGRTKRRVDELSEALQKRGYSADGLHGDLSQNQRDAVMRKFRDGSIDVLVATDVAARGLDVSGVTHVINFDLPQDPESYVHRIGRTGRAGKEGSAWSFVTPREIDHLRLIERVTRHRITRKPLPTMAEAIEGKQRVTAERLMDTMENGDLNEYKGIAIQLLEQYDSVQLLTAAIKLLTGEKKDSEVQLTPEEPIRVKRRGGKNDIRSGRKPSGGYGGNRGGYGGGGGGGGGYRGNRDGGSRGGYSSGGAGGAGGGYKGNRDGNTSREGSSYRGGERKSQRPGDGERRTAKREDSFDI
- a CDS encoding YesL family protein, whose protein sequence is MEFKGAMGGLYRITEWISRIAFSNVLWTICSSPFLFFIVMKFLLMATGQGGVSEQVTLNWGLAISAPFTVFPATSALFTVVRKWVMGNTDVSTFKTFFKGYKENYLKSMLGGLIYTLLFFVMYFDVTIYMTRMPDFKIVGILMLVLMIVLMVSMFNFFSVVVHYQMTFKQVMSNSILLTIARPIRVFTTLVAGVLLAFIGLKYPALYFVCIPSLIAMVAFFNFYATYNKLQLQAEQKKQREEEALEAENGEETEDSDRLSDKVDLTNEAQDEERTRP
- a CDS encoding DUF1499 domain-containing protein, which produces MSLKRNLVGLFRSHEGTSDRAKEPALKTRYYNLTKEKGWEEVSSTLKKIPGFKVLHEVQSVGEITLEKKTPFGRTLDITVSVLNTSPTRCAVDIYSASRGSLGDLGANYRVIQRLYESMDKKIGKFKLD
- the tpx gene encoding thiol peroxidase: MSQERTGVATFKGSPITLVGPQLQVGDSAPDFVLSKNLLEEATLKDFSGKIKLISVVPSLDTGVCDAQTRRFNSEAAELGDGVVILTVSADLPFAQARWCGAAGIDRVITLSDYKTNGFGEAYGVLIKEFKLDMRSIFVLDKDNKITYVEYLNEMAEHPNYEAAIDAVKSLL